The uncultured Desulfatiglans sp. DNA window TCTGCTCATTCAGGTAGTAGTCCTTCTGGGTCTTCTCCATCTGCTTCTTGACCCGGCTGCGCAGCCGCTGCTCGAGCCGCAGGATGTTGATCTCTCCATTGAGCTTTTCGAAAAGCTCCTGGAGCCGCGCGTTCAGGTCCGGGATCTCGAGCAGGCGCTGTTTGTCGGAGACCTTCAGCGAGAGATGCCCCGCAATCGTGTCCCCCATCCGCACTGGATCCTCGATGCCGGTGACCGTGGAGACGACCTCCTGGCTGATCTTGGTGTTGAGCTTCGCATACTCCTCGAAGCCGACGCTGATGCTGCGCATCAGGGCGATGGTCTCCTCGTCGGTTTCACGCTGGTCCGACAGCCGCGAGACCTCGACCATGAAGAAATCCTGCTTGTCCAGAAAGTGGTCGATCCGGCCCCTGGCCTTCCCTTCGATCAGGGCCTTGACCGTCCCGTCCGGCAGCTTCAGGAGCTGCAGCACGGAGCTGAGGGTCCCGATGGTGTAAATGTCCTTCGGGGCGGGTTCATCCACCTTGGCGTCCTTTTGCGACGCCAGGAAGATCTCCTTCTGGTGGCTCATGGCGAACTCGAGCGCACTGATGGATTTTTCCCGGCCCACGAAAAGCGGCACCACCACATTCGGAAAGACCACCACATCACGGAGCGGCAGGAGAGGGTAGTAAGACCTCTCGGTCATCCCCTCACCGGCGGCATCTTTATTCGTCACTTTAAACATAAGCCTTACGCATATCCAACTTGGTTTTCATAGATGAGAAGAGGGTTCTCCCCTTTCAGGATCACATCTTCGCTGATCACGCACTCATGCACGCCCGGTGTCGACGGGATGTCGTACATGATGTCGAGCATGACGGACTCCAGGATGGAGCGCAGTCCGCGGGCGCCCGATTTGCGCTTGATGGCCTCCTGCGCTATGGCCAGAAGGGCGCCGTCGGTCACCTTGAGCTTGACCCCTTCGAGTTCGAAGAGCTTCTGGTACTGCTTCAGAAGTGCATTCTTCGGTTCGCTCAGGATCCGGACCAGGGCATCGAGGCTCAACTGATCGAGTGTGGTGATGATGGGGATGCGGCCGATGAACTCCGGAATCATCCCGAAGCGGATCAGGTCTTCCGGCTGGACCAGGGTCATGGTCTTATTGATGTCCATCTCTTCTTTGCGCTTGATGTCCGCCTCGAAGCCCATCATCTTGCTGTTCACGCGGCCCCGGATGATCTTGTCGAGGCCGTTGAACGTCCCGCCGCAGATGAAGAGGATATTGCTGGTGTCGACCTTGACGAAATCCTGCTGCGGATGCTTCCGCCCGCCCTTCGGCGGCACGTTGGCCATCGTCCCCTCGATGATCTTCAGGAGCGCCTGCTGCACCCCCTCGCCGGAGACGTCACGCGTAATCGACGGGCTGTCGGATTTGCGGGCGATCTTGTCGATCTCGTCGATGTAAACGATCCCCTTGCAGGCCGCCTCGACGTCGTAATCCGCCATCTGAACGAGGTTCAGGATGATGTTCTCCACGTCCTCGCCCACGTACCCGGCCTCCGTCAGGGTCGTTGCATCCGCGACCGTGAAGGGCACCTTCAAGATCCTGGCCAGGGTCTGCGCCAGGAGGGTCTTGCCCGAACCGGTCGGTCCGATCAGGAGGATGTTGCTCTTCTCGATCTCGACCCCTTCCATGTCGATCTTGGTGGCGATGCGTTTGTAATGGTTGTGGACCGCCACGGACAGGACCTTCTTCGGCTTGTCCTGTTCGATCACGTACTCGTCGAGGATCTTCTTGATCTCCGACGGCTTGGGCAGATCCTTCGTGCTGCGGCCGTCCGCATCCTGCGTGTACTCCTCCGCGATGATCTCGTTGCACAGCTGAATGCACTCATCACAGATGTACACGGAGGGCCCCGCGATCAGCTTCTTGACCTCGTCCTGGCTTTTTCCGCAGAAGGAGCATAAGAGGTCGTCGCCGGAATCGTGATGTTTGCTCATATCACCTTACCTTCCGTCAGTATGTTCCGATAGACCCGCCATTTCCCTGCGGGTGATGACCTTGTCGATGATACCATAGGCTTTGGCCTCTTCGGCGGTCATGAAAAAATCCCGTTCCGTGTCCTGGTTGATGCGCTCCATGCCCTGCCCTGTATGGGCGGCCAGGATCTGATTGAGGGTCTCCCGCACCTTGAGGATCTCTCTGGCGTGGATGCTGATGTCTGTCGCCTGACCCTGCGCCCCGCCAAGAGGCTGGTGGATCATGATCCGCGCGTGCGGGAGCGCATAGCGCTTTCCCTTGGCACCGGCCGCCAGAAGCAGGGCAGCCATGCTGCTTGTCTGCCCCATGCAGATCGTCATCACTTCGGGCTTGATGTATTGCATGGTGTCGTATATCGCCAGACCGGCGGTGACAGAACCCCCGGGCGAGTTGATATACAGGTGAATATCCTTGGCCGGGTCCTCCGATTCGAGGAAGAGCATCTGGGCGATGACCGTGTTGGCCGTGGCGTCTATGACCTGTTCGCCCATGAAGATG harbors:
- the clpP gene encoding ATP-dependent Clp protease proteolytic subunit (Endopeptidase Clp) (Caseinolytic protease) (Protease Ti) (Heat shock protein F21.5) (Evidence 2a : Function from experimental evidences in other organisms; Product type e : enzyme) — translated: MLIPIVVEQSNRGERAYDIYSRLLKDRIIFMGEQVIDATANTVIAQMLFLESEDPAKDIHLYINSPGGSVTAGLAIYDTMQYIKPEVMTICMGQTSSMAALLLAAGAKGKRYALPHARIMIHQPLGGAQGQATDISIHAREILKVRETLNQILAAHTGQGMERINQDTERDFFMTAEEAKAYGIIDKVITRREMAGLSEHTDGR
- the clpX gene encoding ATP-dependent Clp protease ATP-binding subunit (Evidence 2a : Function from experimental evidences in other organisms; Product type c : carrier) — its product is MSKHHDSGDDLLCSFCGKSQDEVKKLIAGPSVYICDECIQLCNEIIAEEYTQDADGRSTKDLPKPSEIKKILDEYVIEQDKPKKVLSVAVHNHYKRIATKIDMEGVEIEKSNILLIGPTGSGKTLLAQTLARILKVPFTVADATTLTEAGYVGEDVENIILNLVQMADYDVEAACKGIVYIDEIDKIARKSDSPSITRDVSGEGVQQALLKIIEGTMANVPPKGGRKHPQQDFVKVDTSNILFICGGTFNGLDKIIRGRVNSKMMGFEADIKRKEEMDINKTMTLVQPEDLIRFGMIPEFIGRIPIITTLDQLSLDALVRILSEPKNALLKQYQKLFELEGVKLKVTDGALLAIAQEAIKRKSGARGLRSILESVMLDIMYDIPSTPGVHECVISEDVILKGENPLLIYENQVGYA